Sequence from the Egibacter rhizosphaerae genome:
AGCGGGCGGCCGAGCGCGGCGCGCGGGTGCTCACGGGCGGCACCCGTGAGGGACGGGTGGTGCGCCCGACCGTGCTGACCGATGTCGACGCCGCCGCCGAGCTGATGTGCCGCGAGCTGTTCGGGCCCGCCGTCGTCATCCGGCGCTTCGAGGACCTCGACGAGGCGATCGCCGAGGCCAACGACACGCCCTACGGGCTCGCGGCCGGGGTGTTCACGCGTGACCTGCACCGCGCGTTCGAGTGCGTGGGACGGCTGCACATGGGTTCGGTGCACATCAACGAGACCTCGTCCAGCCGTATCGACCTCATGCCCTACGGCGGCGTCAAGGACTCCGGGTCCGGCAAGGAGGGCCCCCGCTACGCGATCCGCGAGATGACCGAGGAGCGGCTCGTCACGATCGCCTACTGAGCCGGGACACCCGGGCGCCACCGCGGGGTGCTAGAGCCGGGGCAGGATCACCTTGAGGGCGAGCACCTCGTCGGCGCCCTCGAAGATCGAGAGGACGCGAGCATCGACGAACAGCCGGCTCACCGGATACTCCTCGGCGTAGCCCATCCCGCCGTGCAGCTGCTGGGCCTCCCGGGTGACCCGCTCCGCGGCGGCGCACGCCATCGACTTCGCGAGGGCGGCATCGACCCCCGGGTCGCCCTCGTCGGCGTTCCCGTGGCGCAGCGCCGCCGCGTCCCCGAGCGCACGCGCTGCCGCGAGGTCGGCGGCCATGCGGGCGACCTTCGCGCGGGTGAGCGGCTGTTCGGCGAGGGGCACGCCGAACACGTGCCGGTCCCGAACGTAGGCTGTGGCCTCGTCGAGGGCGGCCTGCATCACACCGGTCGCTCGTGCGACCGTCTGCAACCGCCCGGTCGCGAACGCCCGCATCTGCAGGTAGAAGCCGCGCCCCTCGCCCTCGTCCCCGCCGACGATGGCGTCGCCGGGCATCCGGAGCCCGTCGATCGCGAGGTCGAAGCTGTGCATCCCCCGGTAGCCGATCGTGGGGATCGCGCGCGCGGTCAGGCGCCCGCCGCGGGCCTGCTCGTGGGTCCACGCACGACCCGGGTAGGGGGGCTTCTCGAGGACGAACAGCGAGAGCCCGCGGTGGCGGTCCCCGGGTGCGCCCGTGCGCGCGAGCAACAGGATCAGGTCGGCCCGACCGGCGAACGTACACCACGTCTTGCGTCCGTCCAGCACCCAGTCCCCGTCCGGGCCGCCCGCGTCGGCCACCCGCCGTGCGCGGGTGGTCAGGTTCGCGACGTCGGAGCCGTGATCGGGTTCGGTCACCGCGATCGCGCACATGGCGTCCCCGCCCGCGATCGCCGGCAGCCACCGCTGCCGCTGCGCCTCGGTGCCGCCCTCGAGCAGCGCCCCGGCGAGCATCTCCGGGCGGGTGATCAGGCTGCCGGCCGCGCCCAGCGAGGCGCGCGACAACTCCTCGGTGACCACCAGCATCCGCTGCAGGGCGTGCCCTCGATCGCCCGTGTCGGGCAGGGAGCCCCCGTAGGCCTCCGGGATGCTCAGGCCGAAGCACCCGAGGTCCGCGAGCTCGCGGATCAGCCACTCGGGAACGTCGGCGTCCTCGCGATGGATCCGCTGGGCCTCCGGCGCGACCCGGTCGCGCGCGTGCTCGCGCACCCCGGCGCGGATCAGCGCGGCGTCCTCGTCCAGCGGGCGCGGCACGCCCTCGGCGAGGGTCCGGGCGCCCACGGCGTCGAGCCGAACGGGGTCGGTGGCGCGCGCCAGCGCATGGTGCACGGCTGCCGGCGGTGGCTCCGGCCCGATGGCCGGCCGACCGGTGAGGTCGGCGGCGGCGAGCCCCGCGGCCACGAGCGCGAGGGTGGCGGGCGTGTCGTCGGTCGCGGCGTCGAGCAGGGCTGCCGCGGCCCGGGCGCGGCCCGCGGCCACGACGAGGTCGTAGCCGGCGACCTGTTCGGCGGCCGGGTCGGCCTCGGCACGCAGCGCCCCGGCGCGTGCAGCGATCGTGGTCCGGCACCAGTCGAGAAGCGTGTCCGCGTCGTGGCGGTCGTCCATGCGCAGGCCCCGGGCTCCTCGCGCCAGCGTCGCGCGGCTGATATGACCTGCCGGTAGCGGTTCCATGGGTTTCGCCTCCGGAGGTGTCAGAAGGGACCCGCACAGGTTCCGAGGGTCGGGCGTTGTCGCGCCTGGTTCTCCTGACACCACCGGGAGGTGGGCTTGATGATGCACATGCATGGTATTCGAGCGCAGCAACTTTCGGCGCGGACGGTCGGCGTGGGGTTGGATCGGCTGGTGGCGGTGCCGGTGGATGTGGGCAAGTCGGCGGCGATGGCGATGGTGGTCGACTTCTCGGGTCGGCGGCTGGCCGCGCCGTTCGAGTTCGCTCTCGACCGGTCGGGGGTGGCGGGGTTCGTCGCTCGGGTCGAGCGGGTTCTGCCGGCGGAGACGGCGTTGGTGCGGGTGGGGGTGGAGGCGTGCGGGCACTACCACCGGCCGCTGGTCGCCTCGAGGGTGCTGCCCGGGCACTGGCAGCTGGTGGAGCACAACCCGGCGTGGGTGTCAGCCCAGCGGCGGGTCAACGGCACGGGTCGGACCAAGACCGACCCGATCGACTTGACCGCGATCGCGGATCTGCTGCTGGCCGGCCGCGGCTACGAGGTGGCCGTCGGTGATGAGCTGCTGGTCGAGCTGAGCGCGTGGGCGGCGCATCGCCGCCGGCGGGTGCAGGCCCGCTCGGCGGTCAAGAACCAGCTGACCGGTCAGCTGGACCGCTGCTTTCCCGGGCTGGGCGCGAGTCTGTCGAGCGTGCTGGGCACCAAGGTCGGCCGCCTTGTCGCGGCCGAGTTCTCAGACCCCGATCGGCTCGCCCGGCTCGGCGTGGCCCGCTTCCGGGCGTTCGCGGCGCGCCGCGACGTGCGCGTGAGCGTGGCGCTGGCCGAGCGCCTCGTGGCCGCGGCCCGCGACGCGCTGCCCACGCCCGACGCGGCGGTGGCCCGTCAGGTCCTGGCCGCCGATCTGGCGCTGCTCGACGGCCTGGACGGCCAACTCGCCGAGGTCGACGCGCGCATCGACGCGCTCGTGCCCGCCACCCGCTACCGCGTGCTGACGTCGGGGCCGGGCTGGGGGGCGGTCCGCGCGGCCGGCTACGCCGCCGGCGTCGGCGACCCGGCACGCTGGCCCTCGCACCGGCAGGTGTACCGCGCCGCCGGGCTGAACCCCGCCCAGTACGAGTCCGCCGGTCGACGGCGTGACAGCGGCATCAGCCGGGAGGGATCGGTGCCGCTGCGCCGGGCGATCCTCGACCTCGGCGTGGGCCTGTGGCACCAAGATCCCGCCGCCCGCCGCTACGCCGCCGGGCTGCGCGAGCGCGGCAAGCCCGGCGCGATCATCGCCACCGCCCTGGCCCGCCGGGCGAACAAGATCGCCTTCGCGATGGTCCGCGACCAGACGCTGTACGACCCCGCCTGCTGGGCCAGCAAGGAGTAGGACACCGGACCCTTCCCATCCGCGGTCGATCGTGCGAGGCTCGCGGACAGGAAGGCCGGATCAGACGTCGTACCGGCTATGGCGGACTCGTTCGCGGGTCACGCCGCTCCTAGCTTGACGCCCGGCCTTCCACCCGTCTCAGAGCCCGAACGAAGCCAGCTGACCCCACCCTCAGTGGAGGTCGCATAGATCAGCGTGGGCCTACGGCCCCGCCGACCTCGCACCCCACCGCCACACAAGCATCCCGCCAGCCCCCGCGCACACCGGGGGCTGCCAAGGATGTCGTACACGATGCTTGACAAGACCTACGGCCAGCTAGGCAGTGGCCCCCACATCCTATAGGATTGGCCGGTGCGGTTGAATGCCGTGTCGCTGGGCGGAACCGACGGAACCTCGAGGGATCCAGGTCATGATCACCACACGTCCGGAGTTGCAGGGCACACACGGCATGGTGTCGTCGACCCACTGGTTGGCGTCGGGGGTCGGCATGGCCGCGCTCGAGGCGGGTGGCAACGCGTTCGACGCCGCCGTGGCCGCGGGGCTCACGCTGCAGGTCGTCGAGCCGCACCTCAATGGTCCTGCCGGCGAGGTGCCCATCATGGTGTACGACGCCGCGATCGACGCCGTCGAGGTCGTCGCGGGGCAGGGCGTCGCGCCGGCGGCCGCGTCGGTCGAGCACTTCCACGACCTCGGCCTCGACCGCGTGCCCGGCACGGGGCCCCTGGCAGCGTGCGTGCCGGGCGCGTTCGACGCGTGGATGCGCCTCGCTCTGGAACGTGGTCGGCTGCCGCTGCGGGACCTGATGAGCCCCGCGATCGAGTACGCGACGCGCGGGTTCCCGATCCTGCCCCGCATCAACGCCGTCCTGGAGGCCGTGGCGCCGAAGTTCCGCGAGGACTGGCCCGAGTCGGCCGCCCTGTGGCTCGCCGACGGCGTGCCCCGAGCGGGCGACTGGTTCGCCAACACCGACCTCGCGGCGACTTACACGCGCATCCTCGAGGAGGCCGAGGCCGCGGGGTCCGGCCGGGAGGCCCAGATCCAGGCCGCGCGGGACGCCTTCTACCGCGGGTTCGTCGCCGAGCGGATCGTCGAGTTCCATCGCTCGACGCCGCGGGTCGACACCTCGGGTGCGGCGCACACCGGCCTGCTGACCGAGCAGGACCTCGCGGCCTACGAGGCGCCGGTCGAGACCCCGCTCTCGGTCGACTACCACGGGTGGACCGTGTACAAGCCGCACGCATGGAGTCAGGCTCCGGTGTTCCTGCAGCAGCTGCGGTTGCTCGAGGGGTTCGACCTCGATCCGACCGCGCCGGACGATCCGGGGTTCGTGCACCTCGTGGTCGAGGCGGCGAAGCTCGCGTTCGCCGACCGTGAGGCCTGGTACGGCGATCCCGCCTTCGTGGACGTCCCGACCGACGACCTGCTCGACCCCGCGTACGCGGACCAGCGGCGCCGGCTCATCGGCGACGACGCCTCGCTCGAGCTGCGACCCGGCGCGCCCGGCGGACGCGAGCCCGTGCTCCCCCCCGAACTGCCACCCACGCAGGGCACCGGCAACGCGCTCGGCATCGGCGAGCCGACCGTCGACAGCGAGGGCGAGAGTCCGGGCGACACCTGCCACGTCGACGTCGTCGACGCGGAGGGGAACATGGTGTCCGCCACCCCGAGCGGAGGGTGGCTGCAGAGCTCACCGGTCGTACCCGGCCTCGGGTTCGCACTGGGCACGCGCGCGCAGATGTTCTGGCTCGACCCGCAGCACCCGAACGCGCTGGAGGGGGGCAAGCGACCGCGCACGACGCTGACGGCGGGCATCGCGCGACGCGACGGGCGGGCGCGCCTCGCGTTCGGCACGCCCGGGGGCGACCGGCAGGACCAGTGGGGCCTCGTGTTCTTCCTGCGCCACCTGCACCACGGGATGAACCTGCAGGAGGCGATCGACGCGCCCACGTTCCACTCGGACCACTTCCCGAGTTCGTTCTTCCCCCGTGACGCCTCCCCCGGGGCGCTGAGCCTCGAGGACCGGTTCCCCAAGGAGACCGTCGCGGAGCTCGAGCGCCGAGGGCACCTCGTCACCCGTGAGGATCCCTGGTCGCTCGGGCGCCTCAGCGCGGTCTCCGCCGCCGGGGACCCGGCGCCGCTCAAGGCGGGGGCGAATCCGCGGGGCCAGCAGGGCTACGCGGCCGGCCGGTGAGTCCGACGGCCGTCGCACCCTGACGCTTCACCCGCGACCCTCGGAGGTCCTGCATGGTCCGTGACGACGCGCCGCGCCCCCACCGGTTGGGATTGCTCGAGGGTGACGGCATCGGCCCCGAGATCGTCCCGGCGGCGGCCGACGTCCTCGACGCGGCCATGGCCGCGGTCGGCGGCCCGGGGATCGAGTGGGTGCGTTTGCCGGTCGGCCGGGCGGCGATCGACACGCACGGCACGTCGCTGCCCGCGGAGACGGTGGAGGCGCTCGAGGCGCTCGAGGGGTGGCTACTCGGCCCGCACGACAGTGCCGCGTACCCCGAGCCCCACCGCTCGCAGCTGAACCCGAGCGGCGCGCTGCGCAAGCACTTCGACCTCTTCGCCAACATCCGTCCGGCGAAGTCGCTGGAGGGCGCCGACGCGGTCGTCGAGGGAGCGGACCTTGTCATCGCCCGGGAGAACACCGAGGGCTTCTACGCCGACCGGAACACCCACGCGGGGACCGGCGAGTTCATGCCCACGCCGGACGTCGCGATGGCCATGGGCATCATCACCCGCCCCGCGGTCGAGCGGATCGCGCGGCAGGCCTTCGAGCTCGCCCGCGAGCGTCGCGGGCACGTCACGGTCGTGCACAAGGCGAACGTCCTGCGCCTGACCACGGGCATGTTCCACGACATCTGCCGTGAGGTCGCCGAGGACTACCCGGACGTCGTCGTCGACGACTTCCACATCGACGCGATGGCCGCGCACCTCGTCCGACGAGCCGCCGACTTCGACGTGATCGTTGCCGAGAACATGTTCGGCGACATCCTGTCCGACCTCGCGGGCGAGCTCGTCGGGTCACTCGGCCTCGCGCCCTCGATCAACGTCTCGACCCGTCACGGGATGGCGCAGGCCGCCCACGGGTCCGCGCCCGACATCGCGGGCCGCGACATCGCCAACCCCATCGCGATGCTCCTCTCCGGTGCGATGCTGTTGCAGTGGCTCGGCGCTCGGCACGGGACGACACGTCTCGGCGAGGCGGCCACGCGGATCGATGCGGCGGTGGCCTCCACGGTGCGTGCGGGGACCCGCACGGCCGACATGGGCGGGCAGGCGGGCACGCGGGCGTTCGCCGGCGCCGTCGCCGACGCCGTCCGGTAGCCGCGCTAGATGATCTGCGCGCGGGTCGCGGGGTCGGGGGCGACGGTGACCCGGCCCGTCGTGCCGTCGACCGAGACCTCCTCACCGGGCGCCACCGCGTCGAGGAGGCCGGTGACGCCGACGACGGCGGGGATCCCGAGGGAACGCGCGAGGATCGCGGCGTGGCTGACCGGCGAGCCCTGCGCGCACGCGATGGCGCGCACGTGCTCGCGGGGGGTCCGCACGGTCTGCGAGGGCGTGAGCTCGTCGGCGACGACCACGCACGCCGCGGTCGGCACACGGGGTTCGACGCCCCCGGCGAGGGCGTCGAGGGCCTGCTCGGCGACGTCGTGGAGGTCCGCGGCCCGGGCCGCGAGGTTCTCGCTGGGGGAGCGCTCGAGCAGCTCGCGGTAGGTACCGAAGGCCGCTCGGACCGCCTGCTCGGCGCTCGCGCCCTCGGCGATGGCGTCGTCGAGGTGGCGGAGCAGCTCGGGATCGCGGGCGAACTCGGCGTGGGCACGGAAGATCTCGCAGTGCGCGACCCCCGTGTCCGCCCCGACCGTGTCGGCGAGCCCTTCGAGATCCGCGGCGACGCGCGGGAGCGCACTGGTGACGCGCTCGCGTTCGCGATCGGGATCGGAGCCGGTGTCCGGCGCCTCGCGGGCCGCTCGCGTCGGGACGACGAAGGCGGGGCCGAACGCCGTCCCGGGGGAGGCGGCGCGGCCGGTCAGTTCGGTGCGCATTCCCAACCCTTGGTCGCTCGGGGTCAGCCTACCCGGGTCGTGTCGGCACCGGCCGAGCGGTGACAGTAGCCTCGTCGCGATGGACATCCGCGACGCGCGACGGGGGGACGTGCCCGCCATCGTCTCGCTGCTCGCCGACGACGAGCTCGGACGGCAGCGCGAGGACCCGAACGATCCGCTGCCGGAGGCGTACTGGGACGCGTACGCGGCCATCGAGGCCGACCCGCACAACCGTCTCGTGGTCGTCGAGGAGGCCGGTGAGGTGGTGGGGACCCTGCAGCTCACGTTCATCCCCCACCTCGCGTTCCGTGGCGGGTGGCGTGCGCAGGTCGAGGCGGTCCGGACCGCGTCCGGCCGGCGCGGGGAAGGGGTTGGGCGCCGCCTGCTCGAGTGGGCCATCGACGAGGCTCGGGCACAAGGCTGCCACCTGATCCAGCTCACGACGAACGCCGCCCGCGACGACGCGCACCGGTTCTACGAGTCGCTGGGCTTCGAGGCGAGCCATGCGGGCATGAAGCGTTACCTGGAGGGCGACGTCCTCGGCCGCCGGCGAGCAGACGAAGTGGACGACGACGCGCCGGACGCGTGACGTCGGCCGGACGGCAGATGGCTCCACACGAATGGACGGTCGCGATCGAGCGGGTCGAGGACGCCGAGGCACGGCTGGTGCTCGACGGGACCGACAGCCGCGCCGCGATCAGCCGCGAGTGAGGGACACCCCGGCCTCCTCGCCGAGCGCGCCGAGGTCGTCGAGGGTGCGGGCCGGCAGCGGCAGGCCGTCTCGTCGGTGCCGTTGCTCGGCCAGGTGCTCGAGCTCCCCGGGGTAGTGGATCGCGTCGGCCCCCTCCGCGAGCGGCGCCGAGCGCAGTTGCGCGACGAGCTGCTCCATCCGCTCGTGGAACTCGTCCACCGGCAGGAACGAGCCGACGTCGAGGGCGAGGAACAGGTGGCCGCAGCGGCTGGGATGCTCGTGCTGGTACGGGCCCGACACCTGCGGCCCGAAACCGCTGCCGGTGAGCACGCCCGCGAGCACGTCCATCATCACCGAGATCGCGTAGCCCTTGTGCCCGGCCATCGGGGCGATGGTGCCCGCGATGGCGGCCACCGGATCGGTCGTCGTCCGCCCGTCGGGGTCGAGGGCCCAACCCTCGGGGATCGGCTCGTCGCGTTGACGGGCGAGGTAGATCTTGCCGCGGGCGACGGCGGTGTTCGCGATGTCGAGGACCAGGGGCTCGTGCGCGCCCGCGGGAGCCGCGATGGACCACGGGTTGTTGCCGACCACCTTCTCGCGGCCGCCCCACGGCGCCATGGCGGGGCTCCCGTTGGTCACCAGCACGCCGATGCAGCCGGCGGGCGGGGCGAGGCGGGTGTAGTACGCGGCCGTGCCGAAGTGGTTCGAGTTGCGCACCCCCACCGCCCCGAGGCCGTGGCGACGCGCGCGGGCGATGGCGGTCGAGGCGGCGCGATATGCCAGCACCTGCCCGACACCGTCGTGACCGTCGAGCACGACGACGGCGCCGGAGTCGGTGACCCACGTCGGATCGGTCACGGGCCGCATCACGCCGCTGCGGAGCCGATCGACGTACCACGGCAGGCGCATCACCCCGTGCGACTGGTGACCCCAGAGGTCGGCGGTGACGAGGCTGTCGGCGACGATCGCCGCGTCCTCCGGCGGGACGTGCCAGGCCTCGAGCGCCGCCGTCGCGAACGAGACGAGCGCGTCGGCATCGGCCCGCTCGTAACGTTGGTCGTTCGCGCCCGTCACGGCGCACGCTCGTCAGTGGTCGGGCTCACGGCGAGCCGTCGCCCTTCTCCCCCGTGCCGGGCTTGCGGGCCGCGAGCAACGCGCTGGTGACGCGGTCGGCGATCTCACGCAGGTCGTCCTCGAAGGCGACGCGATGATCGGTGACCATCAGCCCGGCGAGCAGTTCGCGGGCGGCGGCCTCGAGGAGGCGTTGCGCGTCCTCGAGCGACTTCTCGCCCTCGGTGGTGAGCTGCAACTGCACCGCCCGCCGGTCGTGCGTGTCGGCGGTGCGTTGGAGCAGCCCCTTGCGGACGAGCCCCTCGACGCTCTCGGACACCGCGGGCAACGAGATCGTCGCCAGCTTGCCGAGCGCGGTCAGGGTCGTGTGGCCCTCGGCGACGCGCCCCAGGATCCGGTACTGCCGGAACGTCAGCGGAGGGTCCACCTCGCGCAGCACCGAATTCTCGAGGCGCGTCAGTCGGGGAGCCAACTCGAAGAGCGCCAGCCCCACGCCCTCGTCGGCCTGGCGCTCGGTGTCGTGGGGATCCAACGGCTTCCTCATCGCCGGGGCCTGCCGGGCCCGCCGCGTGCCCGCGGTCTCGTGCCTCCGAACATGAGCCTACGAGCAGCGGCGTCGGCCGTCACGTCGGTTCGCGCCGACCCCCTCGCCCTATAGGATTCATGACCCATGAGCACTCAGCCTCCCTCGGTCGGTCCTGTCACGGTCCTGCTGTTCAGCGACGGCTCGGACGCCGCGGAGATCTACCGCCAGCACCTGCCCGCCGGATGGCGACTCGAGTACCTCACCGACCGCCACGACGAGGGGGAACAACGGGCACGGCTCGCGAACGCCGACATCCTGTTGCACGTCGACGTGCCGCTCACGTCCGCGCACCTCGATGCGGCGCCCGCGCTGCGGCTCATCCACCGTCAGGGTGTCGGGCTCGACGGCCTCGAGCTCGAAGCGGTGCGCAGCCGGGGCATCCCCGTGTGCATCTGCCCGGTCGGGACTCCCGAGGCGGTGGCCGAGCACACGATCATGCTCGCCCTCGCGTGCGGTCGGCACCTGACCGCGCTGTCCGAAGGCGTCCGCGCGAACGGCTGGCCGAAGTGGACCTACCGCCAGCGGTCGCTCGGGCTCATGGGCGCGACCGTCGGGCTCGTCGGGTTCGGGCGCATCGCGCAGGCCGTCGCGCGGCGCCTCTTGCCGTTCGAGGCGCAGATCCTGGTCCACCGGTCGCGACCGCAGCCCCTCGACCCCGAATGGCCCGATGGGCGGGTCCGGCGGTGCGACGACCTCGACGAGCTCTTCGCGGCCAGCGACGTCGTCAGCTTGCACTGCCCCCTGACGCCCGAGACCACCGGGCTCGTGCACGCGGACCGGCTCGCCCGGATGCGTGACGGCTCGGTGCTCGTCAACACCGCCCGCGGCGGGCTCGTCGTCGAGGAGGACCTCGCCCGCGCGCTGGCGGCCGGGCGCCCCGCCGCTGCCGGACTCGACGTCCTGTCCGCCGAGCCGCCCGGCGAGGGCCACCCGCTGGTGGGGCTGCCCAACGCGCTCATCACCCCGCACTGCGCGGCGGGGGTGGCGACCGTCGTGCACCGCAAGGCCGAGGCCGTGTTCGAGAACGCCCAGCGGGCGCTGGCCGGCGAGGAGCTCTGGTACCGCGCGGCGTGACCCGATCATGCGGCCGGTGGAAGCGACCCCGGTCCGTGGGTGCGTGCCGCCGCGGGCCGCGTCAGGTGGCGGGGGCATCGTCGTCGGCCGCGCGGGCGAGGCCGGCGGGATCGGCGGGCAGCGATGCGGGGGTGGCGTCCGGCCCGAGCCCGGCCACCACGGTGCGCAACCTGGCCCCCGTCGCCCGCGCCATGTGCGGATCGAGACCCGCGGCCTCGAGCATGCGCGCGACGCCGTCGAGCTCGTGGGCGCGACGCTCGCCGTGGCGGACCGTGCGTCCCATCAGGTAGCCCGCGAACTCGTTCCACTGCTCGCCGGGCAGCGTCGTCCCGAGCGAGGCGAGGACCCGCTCCGCCTCGCCGTACCGCTCGGCGACGATCGCCGACTCCCAGAACAGGGACTCGAGACCCTTGACGACGAGGCTGCGGGCGAGCTTCACGACGGACGCCGCGCCCACCACGTCCGACAGCACGTCGACCTCGCCCCCGAGCTGGGCCCACCAGCTCGCCGCCCGCTCGGCCCCCGGACCGCTCATCAGAACCGGCACGCGGTGCCCGGGGCCCGGCACCCCAGCCATGAGCGCGCCGTCGACGAACTCGGCGCCGCTGGGACCGAGCAGTTCGGCGACGCGCTCCATCTGGGCGGGCTCGGTGGAGTTGAGATCGGCGTAGACCTGGCCGGCCCCGAGGTGCGGCGCCGCGTCCTGCGCAACCCGGACGGCGACGTCCGAGGTGACCAGCGAGCACACGAGGTCGCGATCGGACAGGAGCTCGGCGGTGCCGTCGGCCAGCTCCACGCCGGCCGCGTCCGCGCGGGCGGTGACGGCGTCGGCGCGGTCCGGATCCTGGAGCGCGAGGTCGTAGGCGCGCACGGATGCGCCCGCGGCCGCGAACCCGGCCGCGATCGCCGCGCCCGCCTCGCCGAGGCCGAGGAAGCCGACGCGTGGCGTGGTCACGGCCGCCCTCCCGCCAGCGGCAGCGCCGTGACGTCCGCGACGCCGGCCACCTCCCAGAGCGTCGCGAGGGCCGTTCGGGCCGCGTCGGCACCGATCACGGGCTCGGTCAGCTCGAGGAACTTGTCGCCGAGCTCGACGTCGGTGAGCGGGGACTCCGGGTCGCCCCGCCGGCTGGTGCGTTCGACCATCTCCTGCCTCCCGTCGGTGGTGGTGATCGTCACTCGCGCGCCGCGACGCCCGGGGAACGCGGCGTCGAGATCGGCATCGGTGCGCAGTCGGATGCGGTCCGTCAGCCGGGCGATCCGCTCGTCGGTGAGGCGGTCGGGCTCGAACGCCCGCAGGCGGACCGAGCC
This genomic interval carries:
- a CDS encoding NAD(P)-dependent oxidoreductase; translated protein: MTTPRVGFLGLGEAGAAIAAGFAAAGASVRAYDLALQDPDRADAVTARADAAGVELADGTAELLSDRDLVCSLVTSDVAVRVAQDAAPHLGAGQVYADLNSTEPAQMERVAELLGPSGAEFVDGALMAGVPGPGHRVPVLMSGPGAERAASWWAQLGGEVDVLSDVVGAASVVKLARSLVVKGLESLFWESAIVAERYGEAERVLASLGTTLPGEQWNEFAGYLMGRTVRHGERRAHELDGVARMLEAAGLDPHMARATGARLRTVVAGLGPDATPASLPADPAGLARAADDDAPAT